A single genomic interval of bacterium harbors:
- the dnaE gene encoding DNA polymerase III subunit alpha: MGQSFVHLHNHSHYSLLDGLTRIGEMVRAVKEDKQPAVALTDHGALYGAIEFYKAARKAGVKPIIGMEAYYAPGGRLQKTQAGEKRTNHLIVLAKNNVGYQNLLKLSSAAHLEGFYYKPRIDWELLDRYGEGLIVLTACLGGELAQAILHGKPGQDVEIVQRFQRRFGEDYYLEVHHRSNTPEQRAVNERLYELSTALGVRTVATNDCHYLRADDAEAQDVLLCMQTKSKREETNRLSMMGENYCLRTAKEMRLAFEDHPEACDATLAIAEACEVEIELGKIHLPSYPIPQGATYDGELRNLCERNMDARYGSATPQRRQDARDRLTYELGVIAEMGYSSYFLIVQDFVNWAKGRGIVVGPGRGSAAGSIVAYLCKITNLDPLAYDLLFERFLAPGRIQMPDIDLDFADHRRDEVLSYVREKYGEDHVAQIITFGTMAARAAIRDVGRVLDVPYTFCDRLAKLIPFGATLEEAERKEPELKALLAADETTRALIAIAKRLEGVARHTSTHACGVIISAKPLTEHVPIQRASADDATIVTQYEMHAVEDIGLLKMDFLGLSNLSIIEHTVNLVRQRGEEMDIEQLPLDDARAFALLQRGETTGCFQVESGGMKRYLKDLKPSEFEDIIAMVALYRPGPMDLIPEYIERKFGRNPVTYLHPKLEPILKNTYGILVYQEQLMRLARDLAGFSLSEADVLRKAVGKKIKKLLDEQKQKLVDGMIANGINDKLARSIWVWIEPFARYGFNRSHAACYALIAYQTAYLKAVYPAEFMCALLTSERSDTDRLSVLIQECREMQIRVLGPDINQSDEMFTVVPQADGTRAIRFGLSAVKNVGEHVVGAMVAERTARGMFADLEQLLSRVQDKDFNKKSLESLIRSGAFDRFGERGQLLANIDRLLAFNKEAVRDAATGQDNLFGSIGARMALELRDAEPVVQRLLLAWEKELLGLYLSAHPFAASVEVFGDAITAIAACKGTGVGDGSEVLFGGVIARTKRIVTKKGDPMLFAEVEDHTASIEVVVFPRVLEANPQAWMEETTVLVRGKRSDKDGVPKVLADRAVQVLPGRERDALEQIGVQTRGRTEQRSLLLHLPPGFSQEQLTTLKQLLQQHPGTVPVRLRSPSGHVLSTGIAVAPMSDLRDALESLLGASAVHEEVSIFGAPAPASETRPFPRSGNL; the protein is encoded by the coding sequence ATGGGGCAATCGTTCGTCCACCTCCACAACCACTCCCACTACTCGCTCCTCGATGGCCTCACGCGCATCGGGGAGATGGTACGCGCGGTCAAGGAGGATAAGCAACCGGCGGTCGCGCTCACGGACCACGGAGCCCTCTACGGGGCGATTGAGTTCTATAAGGCCGCCAGGAAGGCGGGGGTGAAGCCGATCATCGGCATGGAGGCGTACTACGCGCCCGGCGGTCGGCTCCAGAAGACGCAAGCGGGGGAGAAGCGGACGAACCACCTCATCGTGCTCGCGAAGAACAACGTGGGGTACCAGAATCTCCTCAAGCTCTCGAGTGCGGCACACCTCGAGGGGTTCTACTACAAGCCGCGCATTGATTGGGAGCTGCTCGACCGGTACGGCGAGGGGCTCATTGTACTCACCGCGTGCCTCGGCGGCGAGCTCGCGCAAGCGATTCTCCATGGGAAGCCCGGACAGGACGTGGAGATCGTGCAGCGGTTCCAGCGACGCTTCGGTGAGGACTACTACCTCGAGGTGCACCACCGCTCGAACACGCCGGAGCAGCGCGCGGTGAACGAGCGTCTCTACGAGCTCAGCACCGCGCTCGGTGTACGCACCGTCGCGACGAATGATTGCCACTACCTCCGCGCGGATGATGCAGAAGCCCAGGATGTACTGCTCTGCATGCAGACGAAATCGAAGCGGGAAGAGACGAATCGCCTCTCCATGATGGGGGAGAACTACTGTCTCCGTACGGCGAAGGAGATGCGCCTCGCGTTTGAGGATCACCCCGAGGCGTGCGACGCGACGCTCGCGATTGCGGAGGCGTGCGAGGTGGAAATCGAGCTCGGAAAAATTCACCTCCCGAGCTACCCCATCCCGCAGGGTGCGACGTACGATGGTGAGCTCCGGAACCTCTGCGAGCGCAATATGGATGCGCGCTACGGCAGTGCCACGCCGCAACGCCGGCAGGACGCACGGGATCGTCTCACCTACGAGCTCGGCGTCATCGCGGAGATGGGCTACTCGTCCTACTTCCTCATCGTGCAGGACTTCGTGAACTGGGCGAAGGGTCGTGGCATCGTCGTGGGGCCCGGGCGCGGATCGGCCGCAGGCAGCATCGTCGCGTACCTCTGCAAGATCACGAACCTCGACCCGCTCGCGTACGATCTCCTCTTTGAGCGTTTCCTTGCGCCCGGGCGCATCCAGATGCCGGACATTGACCTCGATTTCGCGGACCATCGCCGCGATGAGGTGCTCTCCTACGTGCGCGAGAAGTACGGCGAGGATCACGTGGCGCAGATCATTACCTTTGGGACGATGGCCGCGCGCGCGGCGATTCGCGACGTGGGCCGCGTGTTGGATGTACCGTACACATTTTGTGATCGGCTCGCGAAACTCATCCCGTTCGGCGCGACGCTCGAGGAAGCAGAGCGGAAGGAGCCGGAGCTCAAAGCACTCCTCGCTGCGGATGAGACCACACGCGCGCTCATCGCCATCGCGAAGCGTTTGGAGGGTGTCGCGCGGCACACCTCCACGCACGCGTGCGGCGTCATCATCAGCGCGAAGCCGCTCACGGAGCACGTCCCCATCCAGCGCGCTTCCGCGGACGATGCGACCATTGTCACACAGTACGAGATGCACGCGGTGGAGGACATCGGGCTGCTCAAGATGGACTTCCTCGGCCTCTCGAACCTCTCGATCATCGAGCACACGGTGAACCTCGTGCGCCAGCGTGGCGAGGAGATGGACATCGAGCAGCTCCCGCTCGATGACGCGCGCGCGTTCGCGCTCCTCCAGCGCGGGGAGACCACGGGGTGCTTCCAGGTGGAGTCCGGCGGCATGAAGCGGTACCTCAAGGACCTCAAGCCGTCGGAGTTCGAGGACATCATCGCGATGGTCGCGCTGTACCGTCCTGGACCCATGGATCTCATTCCGGAGTACATCGAGCGCAAGTTCGGGCGCAACCCCGTCACGTACCTCCACCCGAAGCTCGAACCGATCCTCAAGAACACCTACGGCATCCTCGTGTACCAGGAGCAGCTCATGCGTCTCGCGCGGGACCTCGCGGGGTTCTCGCTCTCCGAGGCGGACGTGCTCCGGAAGGCGGTGGGCAAGAAGATCAAGAAGCTCCTGGACGAGCAGAAGCAGAAGCTCGTGGACGGCATGATTGCGAACGGTATCAACGACAAGCTCGCAAGAAGCATCTGGGTGTGGATCGAGCCGTTCGCACGGTACGGATTTAATCGCAGCCACGCCGCGTGCTACGCACTCATCGCGTACCAGACCGCGTACCTCAAGGCGGTCTATCCCGCGGAGTTCATGTGCGCGCTCCTCACGTCGGAGCGAAGCGATACGGACCGGCTCTCTGTGCTTATCCAGGAGTGCCGCGAGATGCAGATCCGTGTCCTAGGGCCAGACATCAACCAGAGCGACGAGATGTTCACCGTCGTCCCGCAGGCGGATGGGACGCGCGCGATCCGCTTTGGGCTCTCGGCGGTGAAGAACGTTGGCGAGCACGTTGTGGGTGCGATGGTCGCGGAGCGCACCGCGCGCGGGATGTTTGCGGATCTCGAGCAGCTCCTCAGCCGCGTACAGGATAAGGATTTTAACAAGAAGTCGCTCGAGTCACTCATCCGGAGCGGCGCGTTCGATCGGTTCGGCGAGCGGGGACAACTCCTCGCGAACATTGATCGCCTCCTCGCGTTCAATAAGGAGGCGGTGCGCGATGCGGCGACTGGTCAGGACAACCTCTTTGGGTCCATCGGTGCGCGTATGGCGCTCGAGCTCCGCGATGCGGAGCCGGTGGTGCAGCGCCTCCTCCTCGCGTGGGAGAAGGAGCTCCTCGGCCTGTACCTCTCTGCGCACCCGTTCGCCGCGTCCGTCGAGGTGTTTGGCGATGCGATCACCGCGATCGCGGCGTGCAAGGGGACTGGAGTGGGTGACGGGAGTGAGGTGCTCTTTGGCGGAGTCATCGCGCGCACGAAGCGCATCGTGACCAAGAAGGGCGACCCCATGCTCTTCGCGGAGGTGGAGGATCACACCGCGTCGATCGAGGTCGTCGTGTTCCCGCGCGTCCTGGAAGCGAATCCGCAGGCGTGGATGGAGGAGACGACGGTGCTCGTGCGCGGGAAGCGATCGGACAAGGACGGGGTTCCAAAGGTGCTCGCGGATCGCGCGGTGCAGGTGCTTCCCGGGCGGGAGCGCGATGCGCTCGAGCAGATTGGCGTGCAGACCCGTGGGCGCACCGAGCAGCGCTCCCTCCTCCTCCATCTCCCGCCGGGGTTCTCCCAGGAGCAGCTCACGACACTCAAGCAGCTCCTCCAGCAGCACCCGGGCACGGTGCCGGTGCGTCTGCGATCCCCGAGCGGCCACGTCCTGAGTACCGGCATCGCGGTTGCGCCCATGAGCGACCTCCGCGACGCGCTCGAGTCGCTCCTCGGTGCCAGCGCGGTGCACGAGGAGGTCTCGATCTTCGGCGCTCCCGCGCCAGCTTCGGAGACAAGGCCATTCCCCCGTAGCGGAAACCTTTAG
- a CDS encoding rhodanese-like domain-containing protein, producing the protein MPKGKVSFISKEQLFEMLENEEPLTLVEVLPEERYRSGHLPKAITIPLQELEARAAALLPDRAAPIVVYCSSFLCTASTGAARLLQSMGYIAVRDYKGGKEDWTKAGLPLVTE; encoded by the coding sequence ATGCCAAAGGGAAAAGTATCGTTCATCTCCAAAGAGCAGCTCTTCGAGATGCTCGAGAACGAGGAGCCGTTGACGCTCGTTGAGGTGTTGCCTGAGGAGCGGTACCGATCCGGACATCTCCCGAAGGCGATTACTATTCCGTTGCAGGAGCTGGAGGCGCGCGCGGCAGCACTCCTCCCCGATCGTGCGGCACCGATTGTGGTCTACTGCTCGAGTTTTCTCTGCACCGCATCCACGGGTGCGGCGCGGCTCCTCCAATCCATGGGCTACATCGCGGTGCGCGACTACAAGGGCGGCAAGGAGGACTGGACGAAAGCGGGATTGCCGTTGGTGACGGAGTAG
- a CDS encoding ATP-binding cassette domain-containing protein: MDHGNVIVRFNKVSFEYDESHPILHEADFSVREHAKITLMGQNGAGKSTIFQLMTGALAPKSGQISVQAGATVATGLQVMPRERMDDSVREFFARAFADVPRAIDKRIADVLETVNLAAPLEKAVREFSGGQQARLLLAYALIQQPDVLLLDEPTNNLDADGIAHLIAFLIMYEKTVIVISHDADFLNSFTEGVLNLDAHMHQVEQYVGNYSDVVVEIAARVERDRAKNAQLLKSIQDRKDKINFFAHKGGKMRKLASKLRDQVDEAEDSMVDVRREDRTIRDFTIPTQQDTNVLARITAVRIIEHHAPRAVPVDITIRKRTRLLVTGPNGIGKSTLLRTLAEGSDPAAQIPEGVHVGYYRQDFSGLNFDETVRDALLSVMEKKEDEVLRATAAAFLLRGKLLEQPIVSLSEGQKGLLCFARFVLQQPGLLILDEPTNHINFRHLPIIARAIDQFVGGVIMVSHSEEFVKQITFDQVLNLGTL; encoded by the coding sequence ATGGATCATGGCAATGTCATCGTGCGATTCAATAAGGTTTCGTTTGAGTACGACGAGAGCCACCCCATCCTGCATGAGGCGGATTTTTCTGTTCGGGAGCACGCGAAGATCACGCTCATGGGGCAGAATGGTGCGGGGAAGAGTACGATTTTCCAGCTCATGACCGGGGCACTCGCGCCAAAGAGCGGACAGATCAGCGTGCAGGCGGGCGCGACTGTCGCGACGGGGCTCCAGGTCATGCCGCGCGAGCGCATGGACGATTCCGTGCGCGAGTTCTTCGCGCGCGCATTCGCGGACGTGCCGCGAGCCATCGACAAGCGTATCGCCGATGTCCTGGAGACGGTGAATCTTGCCGCGCCGCTCGAGAAGGCAGTGCGGGAATTCTCCGGCGGTCAACAGGCGCGGCTGCTCCTCGCGTACGCGCTCATCCAGCAACCGGACGTCCTCCTCCTTGACGAGCCGACGAACAACCTCGACGCGGATGGCATCGCGCACCTCATCGCGTTCCTCATCATGTACGAGAAGACCGTCATCGTCATTTCGCACGACGCGGACTTCCTCAACTCCTTCACGGAAGGCGTCCTCAACTTGGACGCCCACATGCATCAGGTGGAGCAGTACGTGGGGAACTACTCGGACGTCGTGGTGGAAATCGCCGCGCGCGTTGAGCGCGACCGTGCGAAGAACGCGCAGCTCCTCAAGAGCATCCAGGACCGCAAGGACAAGATCAACTTTTTCGCGCACAAGGGCGGAAAAATGCGCAAGCTCGCGAGTAAGCTCCGCGACCAGGTGGACGAGGCGGAGGATTCCATGGTGGATGTGCGGCGTGAGGATCGCACCATCCGCGACTTCACGATTCCCACGCAGCAGGACACGAACGTGCTCGCACGCATCACCGCAGTGCGGATCATCGAGCACCACGCGCCGCGCGCAGTTCCGGTGGACATCACCATCCGCAAGCGCACCCGTCTGCTCGTGACGGGGCCGAATGGTATTGGGAAGAGCACGCTCCTGCGGACCCTCGCGGAGGGTAGCGACCCTGCGGCACAGATCCCCGAGGGCGTGCATGTGGGCTACTACCGACAGGATTTCTCCGGGCTCAACTTTGATGAGACGGTGCGTGATGCGCTTCTGTCGGTCATGGAGAAAAAGGAGGATGAGGTGCTGCGCGCCACCGCGGCGGCGTTCCTCCTCCGTGGCAAGCTCCTGGAGCAACCGATCGTGTCACTCTCCGAGGGGCAGAAGGGCCTCCTCTGCTTCGCGCGGTTCGTGCTCCAGCAGCCGGGGCTCCTGATCCTTGACGAGCCGACCAACCACATCAACTTCCGTCACCTCCCCATCATCGCGCGGGCCATTGACCAGTTCGTCGGCGGCGTGATCATGGTGAGCCACTCCGAGGAGTTCGTGAAGCAGATCACGTTCGATCAGGTACTCAACTTGGGGACGCTGTAG